The DNA window CAGTTGGGCACGATGTGGCGGAAGATAATCCGGAAATGGCTCGCTCCCACGGCCCGGGCCGCCTCGATGAACTCCTGCTCGCGCAGCGAGAGCACCTGTCCGCGGATGACGCGCGCTATCCCTGTCCATCCCGTTATTCCCAGCGCGACGAACAGCCCCCACAACCCCGGCTTCTCGAATATCGCCAGTATTCCGATCGCCAGCAAAATGCCGGGGAACGCGTAGAACGTGTCGGTGATTCGCATTAAAAGCGAGTCCAGGAATCCGCCGAAATAACCGGACAGCGCGCCGATGAAAATCCCGATTGCCACACTTATGAGTACGCTCACGATGCCGACCAAAAGCGAGATGCGTGTGCCGAAGATTATGCGGGAGAGGATGTCCCGGCCGTGGATGTCCGTGCCGAGGTAAAACTCGCTTACGATTTTTGAATCCGGCATCGCCATCGTTTCCGCGACCATCTCCCGGTACGTCTTTTCGCCGTATTTCTCGCGTTCGCGATCGTACAACGGACGAAGCGAATAGGGCGCGACGCCGGACACTCCCTTTATCTGCTCGATTGGATCGTACGGCGCGATGAAGTTCGCCAAAAGCGCGGTGAACACTACGACGAGCACGATGGCGAGCCCGATGACGCTCGTCTTGTTGCGCGCAAGCCGCCTTAACGTGAGTATGAATCCGGCCATATCCGGCTAGAAGCCGGGGTATTGTAGCGCGCGGGGAGTTGCGGGATGTGAATAAGAACTGTATAATTGAAATGCCGCAGATGCGCGGCAGGTGGCCGCTCTTGGCTTTCGAAAAAACTACCAATTTCGGGGCGGCCCGGTGCGCCGGGCGGGTGATGTACCCGAGGCTTTCAGCCTCGGAAATCGCAGGCTGGAAGCCTGCGCTACCAT is part of the bacterium genome and encodes:
- a CDS encoding ABC transporter permease, which translates into the protein MAGFILTLRRLARNKTSVIGLAIVLVVVFTALLANFIAPYDPIEQIKGVSGVAPYSLRPLYDREREKYGEKTYREMVAETMAMPDSKIVSEFYLGTDIHGRDILSRIIFGTRISLLVGIVSVLISVAIGIFIGALSGYFGGFLDSLLMRITDTFYAFPGILLAIGILAIFEKPGLWGLFVALGITGWTGIARVIRGQVLSLREQEFIEAARAVGASHFRIIFRHIVPNCLAPIIVLGTLGVATNILSEAGLSFLGLGIAPPAPSWGQMLADGRNYMTTKPWLAVFPGLAIAITVLGFNLFGDGLRDILDPRMKNR